GTGCGGTGCATTCTTCTGCGGCTTGTTTCTCGTGGGCGGGCAGTCGGTGCTGTATTCGATGGCGGGGCAGGCCTATCCCACTGAAATTCGCGGAACGGGCGTTGGCGCAGCGGTGGCGATCGGCCGACTCGGTTCGATTCTCGGACCGCTGATTGCCGGGCAATTGTTCGCGTTGGGGCAGAGTGCGTCGATGCTCGTGTCATCGAGCATTCCACTGATCCTGATCGCTGCCTTCGCCGCGTTGACCGTCGTGGGCACATTCGAGCAGCGTGTCGTGGCGGGCGCAGTCCAGCCAGGACGTTGAGTATGCGTTTCCGAAACACCGAAATTTTTTGGTTTTGAGTTCTTGAATCTCCGAGTCACCGATTCTGATTAGGGAAGGTCATCATGACGGCAATCACTGAGGCGTCGACGAGCCGCTTCGTCACCATTCGCGACGCGGACACCGTGTTTCGCATTCACTACAACGACACCGGCAGCGGCACGCAGACGGTTGTGATGCTGCACGGGTCGGGGCCGGGTGCCACGGGCTGGGCCAATTTCAATCGAAACGTCGAACCGTTGGTCGACGCCGGATATCGCGTGCTGCTCGTCGATTGTCCCGGCTGGGGCAAAAGCGATCCCGTGATCAACACCGGATCGCGTTCGGAGCTCAATGCCCGTGTGCTCAAGGCAGTGCTCGATGAGCTCGATATCGAGCAGGTGCACATCATCGGCAATTCGATGGGCGGCCACAGCGCGGTCGCATTTGCGTTGTCGAACCCATCACGTGTCGGCAAGCTGATTCTGATGGGGGCGGCACTGGCGGCCCAAGCCAGTTCGTGGCGATGCCGACTGAGGGCATCAAGCTGCTCAATGGCTTGTACAAGGAGCCGACTATCGAGAATCTGAAGCGGATGATGAATGTGTTTGTCTTCGATGCCAGCGCGATCACCGACGATCTGATGCAGGCGAGGCTCGACAACATGCTCGCGTCTCGCGAACATTTGGAGAACTTCGTGAAGAGCCTTGCGGCGAACCCGAAGCAGTTCACGGACTATGGCGCCCGTCTTGGCGAAATCGCTGCGCCTACGTTGATCGTATGGGGTCGCGAGGACCGTTTCGTTCCGATGGACGTTGGTCTGCGACTGCTTGCCGGGGTGCCCAACGCCCAATTGCACGTGTTCAATCGCTGCGGTCACTGGGTGCAATGGGAGCACGCCGCCGCGTTCAATCGCATGGTCCTCGATTTTCTGGTGCATTGACATCGGGTCGGCCCAATCGCGCGTTGTCGGATTCTGCGAATGCTTCCCGTTGCCTGTCGGTAGACAAGGCGGGGCGATTCCATGTTCGACGTCATTGGGCCGTCCGTTGTGCTGCGCTGAAACTCAGGAGCGTCGGGTTTTCAAATCGGGGCGCAACGCATTCCTCGTAGCACCTCTGCCTCCATGGTCGATCCCGATAGCATCCACCACGGACACCACGAACTGACGGAACCACTTTATTCCCTCGTCCGCGTCGAATGCCTGATGCCAGTGGACCGTCGACTCCGCTTCGGGTGCCTCGATCGGCAACGGATAAATCGCAAACTTCCCAGAGGCATTCAGGATTTGCGCGACCCCCTTCGGTAAGGTGGCAACCCAATCTGTCCGCTCGAGGATCTCCGGCACGATCGTAAAGTGCGGCACGCTGATCGCCAGCCTTCGCTGCAAGCCTCCACCGTTGAGCGTCTCCTCGATCAGAAAATGACTTGAGTCCGTCGACGTCACTGCGATGTGCGACATCGCAAGAAACTGTTCTCGCGACAGCACGCGCGCGGGCAATCCCGGCCGCTTGCGTGTCATGCAGGCGTACGTCTCGCGGAACATCACGACGTGATTTGTCATGCCCCTGAGCATGGGCAGATTTCCAATCGCAAAATCCAGTTGCCCCAACCTTAGCCGCTCCTCCACCGCGCTCGCATCCACGAGCTCTACGGATAGCCGCACGCGCGGTGCAACGTGCTGAAGCGCCTCGCACAGTCGCGGCAAGAAAACCTGAACGCCGATATCGCTCATCGAAAGCCTGAACATTCGCGTGCTTGTCTTCGCATCGAACACCTTGTCGTGATTGAGCACTTCCTGAATGGAGGCCATCGCACGGCCCAACGGTAACGCCAAACGCTCAGCGGTCGGCGTCGGCAACATCCCATCGCTGGTGCGAACGAATAGCGGGTCGTCGAAAAGTGAACGTAAGCGCGATAGCGCATAGCTGGTCGCGGGTTGCGACAAACCGATGCGCTCGCCCGCTCGCGTGATGTTGCGCTCTTCAAGCACCGCGTGAAAAACCCGAAGCAAGTTCAAGTCGACGTCTTTGATATCCATGGCACTTATGATGATGATATTTACGATGCATTTGACGGATATGTTACCCATTTCTAGACTTCATGACATTCATCGAAGGGGTATCAAGACATGGGGTGCATCGAAACAATCGTGGCGCAAACTGAAGCGGCAACGCAGACACCGGGAGCGCAACGTACACTTCCCGCGCTACTCAGCGCTCGCGCTGCGAGAAACCCGGGCGCGCCGCTATTTTCCGACCGCAATACGGTATTGACCGGCGCCGATGCCACGCTGATCGCAGCGCGTCGTGCAGGCACGCTCGCGGCGCATGGCATCAAGCGTGGCGATCACGTTGCGCTGCTGTGCGGAAATCGCGTCGAGTTCATCGAAATGGTGCTCGGCTGCGGATGGCTCGGCGCCGTTGTGGTCCCGATCAACACGGCATCACGCGGATTCCAGCTCGCGCACATCCTTCGCAATAGCGGCGCGCGACTTCTCATCGCCGAAGCTGCACTGGCGGATTCGGTCAACGCGCTTGAAGCGGACGACTTGAGTCTGGAGAAGGTCTGGCTGATCGACGATCCGGTACCGGGCTCATTGGCGCCTGCGTGGCCCACCATGCCTTTGCCGCCGCTGGGCGACGCGGTCGCCGCAGCGCACCTCGCGGACGGTGATCCGTTCGCCATTCTGTACACGTCGGGCACGTCCGGCGTTTCAAAGGGGGTCGTCTGTCCTCACGCGCAGTTCTATTGGTGGGGACGTAACACCGGGGGCGATCTCGGCATCGGTAAGGGCGACGTTCTCTACACCAGCCTGCCGCTGTTTCATACCAACGCGCTTAACACCTTCTTCCAGGCTCTCATTCTCGATGCCATGCAGGTCGTCGACCGCCGTTTTTCTGCCAGCGGATTCTTCGACGCATTGGTCGACACCGGGGCGACCGTCACTTACGTTTTGGGGGCGATGGTGCCCATCCTGCTCGGACGGCCCGTGTCCCCTAACGAGCGCAAGCACAACGTGCGTATCGCGTTGGCGCCGGGGGTTCCCAGCAACTTTCACCAGGCGTTCACCGAGCGCAGCGGCATCACGTTGATTGATGGGTTCGGCTCGACCGAGACGAACAGCGTGATCGGCGGCGATGTGAGCGCCCAGCGTGCGGGATTCATGGGCCGACTCGCTGCGGGCTTCGAAGCACGCGTGGTCGATGCGAACGACATGCCTGTGCCCGATGGCGAACCCGGGGAATTGCTCTTGCGCGCGAACGAACCGTTTGCCTTTGCGAGCGGCTACCACGGCATGCCTGACAAGACTGTCGAAGCGTGGCGCAATCTCTGGTTTCACACCGGTGATCGCGTCATCCGAAGCGAAGACGGCTATTTCCGCTTTGTCGACCGACTCAAAGATGCCATTCGGCGCCGTGGCGAAAACGTCTCCTCGTACGAAGTCGAGCAGGTGCTTCTCAGTCATCCGAGCATTGAAACTGCGGCCGTATTTGCGGTGAAGTCGGCGCTCGCAGAAGACGAGGTGATGGCTGCGGTTGTGCCATGCGCAGGCCACACCATCGATCCTCTTGAGTTGATTCGTTACTGCGAACCGAGACTGCCTTACTTCGCGGTGCCTCGCTATCTAGACATCGTATCGGACTTGCCAAAGACCGAAAACGGAAAGATTCAGAAATTCAAGCTGCGCGAATGCGGCGTGAGCGCATCGACATGGGATCTCGACTTGTCGGGATACCGCCTCAAACGTTCTTGATGCCCGAGGTTTCCCGCCCGGCGTCACCGTGCACTCACGTCGACAAACGATAGGGTGTGCCCGGGGCAATCGTAATGTCCCCACATGCGTGCATCGAAAGGTGCACCACCAGGAGCTTCAGATGGCAAGCACGCAAACGTATAGCGGCCCGAATTCAGGCGGGACGGTGGCTAACGTCGATGAACGGTCGCTTCGACGCATTGTGTTCGCGTCGGTGATAGGCAACGCGTTAGAGTGGTACGACTTCTTTCTTTACAGCACGGCGGCGGCGCTGGTCTTTGGGGAGCTGTTCTTTCCGACCGGAACCGACCCGCTTCTCGGCACCCTGGCGGCTTTCGCGGGCTTCGCCATCGGTTTTGCCGCGCGCCCTTTCGGCGGCATTCTCTTCGGCCACATCGGCGACAAGTTCGGGCGCAAAGGCGCGCTTGTCTGGACCCTCTCGATCATGGGCGGCGCGACTTTCCTGATCGGCCTGCTCCCCACCTACGCGCAGGCGGGCTTTTGGTCGCCAGTGTTGCTGATCGTACTGCGCATTCTGCAAGGCATCGCGGCTGGCGGTGAATGGGGCGGTGGCGTTCTGATGATCAGCGAGTCTGCGCCTGCCGAGAAACGTGGCTACTACGCGTCGTGGAGCCAAATCGGTGTGGGCGGTGGCTTCGTGCTCTCGGCCGCTGTGTTCTACGCCGTGCAGATGTTGCCGAAGGACGCATTCCTGAGCTGGGGCTGGCGCATTCCGTTCCTGCTGTCCATCGTCATCTTCGGTGTCGGTGTGTACATTCGGTCGCGCCTGCCGGAAAGCGCGGAATTTTCGAAGGCGGAAGCGGCCGGTAAAACCGTGCATGCGCCGTTGCTCGACGTCATTCGCAAGCACCCCAGGGAAATTCTGATGGCCATGGGATTGCGCGTGGCCGAGAACGGTGGTTCATACATCGTCGTGGCGTTCGCGCTGGTCTATGGAAAATTCATCGGTGTCCCCAACCAGATCATGTTGGGTGGCCTGATCGTGTCGATGATCGCCGAACTCTTCACGATCCCGCTATGGGGCCGCTTGTCCGATCGCTGGGGACGCAAACCGGTCTATATGATCGGCGCGATGGGCTTCGTACTAATGGCCTTCCCGTTCTTCTGGATGCTCGATACGCACACCCCCGCGTGGATCTGGCTGGCTTTCATGATGGGCAACGCGCTTTGCCACGGTGCAATGATCGGCACCCAGCCCAGCCTGATGGGCGAGCTCTTCAGCACCGAAGTGCGCTATTCGGGTATGGCGCTCGGGCATGAAGTCGCGTCGGTGTTTGCCGGTGGCCTGTCACCGTTGATCGCGACCGCTCTGCTGGCGCATTACCACGCCTCCTGGCCCATCGCGCTGCTGATGATGTTCCTCGGTGCCGTCACGGTCGTTTCCCTGCTGTTCACCCGGGAAACCACGCGTCGAACCCAACGACAGGGGCATTGAGATGACGTACGGCGACTTTAGCGGCGCACTCATCACGGCCGGCGTCGAGGTTCCCTATCAGCGGCGCGCGACGGAAGGTAACACCGGTGATTTGCTCGCCGATGCATTCTCGCGGGCATTGGCCGAGTCGGGCTTCAGCAGCAAAGACATCGACGGTCTGGGTGTCGCCTCATTTACCCTCGCGCCGGACCACGCCGTCGACATGGCGTGGCGGCTCGGGCTGAGTCCGCGCTGGTGCATGGACGACTGCCACGGGGGCGCGAGCGCCATCAACATGCTCCAGCACGCGGTGCGAGCGATTCAGTGTGGCGACGCCAACGTCGTTGCGCTGCTCTCCGGAGATCGTTTCGAAGCGACCGACTTCAAGCAATTGGTCGATCACTACAACCTGACGACGCGTCAATGGCTCAGACCGCTGGAAACAGGCGGACCCAATGCTGTCTTTGCAATGCTCACGCAACGCCATGCCCGGCGCTTCGATTTGACCCCGCATGACTACGGCGCACTGTGCGTCGCTCAACGGGCATGGGCGGCGCAAAACCCTAACGCCGTGTATCGAAGCCCAATGACGCTCGCGGAATATCTGGAAGCGCCGATGGTCGCCGACCCACTGAGACGTCTTGACTGTGTGCCGGTGGTTTGCGGTGCCAACGCCATTATCGTTGCGCGCGCCGACCTGGTCCGCCGTACGCGCAACGTGCGCATTCGCGCAGTCCAGAGCCTTTTCAATACGGATCATCAGGCCGGGGATGGGTTGACCACACCGCTCGCCGCCGTGGCCCCGACGCTCTGGAAGCAGGCTGGTGTGGCGCCGCACGATATGAACGTCATTTCCGTTTATGACGACTACCCGGTCATGGCGCTGATCCAGCTTGCCGACCTCGGGTTCGCGCCGGATGGCGACATACGCGCCCTGCTTGCGCGCATTGCCTCGCGTGAGCTGAACGTCAATACCTCAGGCGGTCAATTGTCGGCAGGGCAGGCAGGCGCTGCCGGTGGAATGCATGGACTCGTCGAGGCGGTGACGCAGTTGCAGCATGGCGCTGGTGGACGGCAGGTCGACCGCGCGCGTCTTGCCCTCGTCAGCGGTTACGGCATGGTCGAGTACCGCTACGGCATGTGCGGCAATGCCGTGGTACTCGAAAGTGTCACAGGAGAAACGTCATGACGTTGTCGGTCTTTCAATGCAATGCGTGCGATCACACGCTTTTCCCCGCGCGCTATCTGTGCCCGCGCTGCGGCGGCGCCGACTGGCGGGGCGTGTCGTTCGCGCAAGGGACTGTGACGGAGGCCACCGTTGTGCACCAGCGGGTGGGCCAGCCCAACGCCGCACCTCTTCATCTTGCGAGTGTCGTCAGCGCAGCCGGGCCCGTCGTTATCGCTCGGTCGGAAGCTGCGCTTCATGCGGGCGACGTTGTCCGTCTGACGATCGATTCCGCCGGTGCCATCGTGGCGTCCCCCCTCTGATTCCGAACCGATGAGGAAATGAAAATGCAAGTCGAGGGATCCATCGCCTTTGTCTCCGGCGCCAATCGCGGCGTGGGTGCGTGTTTTGTACGAACGCTTCTGGCGCAAGGCGCGCAGAAGGTCTACGCCGGCGTTCGTGACGTCGCGTTAGTCCCCACGAACGACAGCCGCGTCATTCCCGTAAAACTGGACGTCACCGACGCCGGAGACATTGCGCTTGCCGCGGCGCTCGCGGGGGACGTCGACTTGCTCGTCAACAACGCGGGCGTCAACCGGATCGTGCCACCTTTCTCGGACCGGCATCTGGACGCCGCGCGAGCAGAGATGGAGGTGAATTACTTCGGCACGTTGAACATGACGTTGGCCTTCGCCCCCGCGCTCAAGCGCAATGGTGGCGCGCTGGTCAACGTGCTGTCGATTTTGGCGCGCGCGACATTGCCCGCGATGACATCGTTGAGTGCATCCAAGGCCGCCGCGCTGCGCATGACCGAAGGCATACGCGCAGAACTTGTCGCCCACGGCGTGCGCGTGCTCGCCGTGATGCCAGGGGCGATCGATACCGATATGTCCCGCGACCTTGGCGACACGCCCAAACTTGCGCCTTCCGAAGTCGTGCTCGCCACACTGGCCGCGCTCGGCGATGGCACCGACGACGTCTATGTCGGCGAAATGGCCAAACAGATCGCCTCCGGATTAGCGACAGACCGAAGCGCAGTGCTGCGGCGACTGGCCGCAAACGGTTGACCTGTCGCCCGTGTCATCCGAATCGAATTTACGCATGGAAAGGAGAAAGTCATGACTGGACAAACGATCGAAATCGCGGCCGAGGACGGGAAGTCGTTTTCGGCCTACCTGGCCACCCCGAAGCAGGGCAAAGGTCCTGGGTTGATCCTGTTGCAGGAAATCTTCGGCATCAACGGATTCATGAAGGAGACGGCCGACCGTTTCGCCGAAGAAGGTTACGTCGTGGTGGTCCCGGATTTGTTCTGGCGCATGGCCCCGGGCACGGTACTTGGATATGGCGAAGCGGACTTTGCGCGTGCGCTTGAATTGAACGAAGCGCTCGATTTGGGAAAAGCCGTCGAAGACGTGGGCGCGACCATCAAAGCGCTGCGGGCGCTGCCTCAGCAGATCGGGAAGGTCGGTGCCGTCGGTTATTGTCTTGGCGGGAAACTGGCCATGTTGGCCGCTGCGGCAACGGACATCGATTGTGCTGTCAGCTATTACGGCGTTGGCCTCGAAGCTTTCCTGAACGAAGTGCCGCAGATCCGTTGTCCGATGGCCTTCCACTTCGCCGAGAACGACGCATTGTCGCCGCCCTCCGTGCGCGACACGGTCATCGCCGCGCTGTCGGAAAATCCGCTAATCGAGCATTACGTGTATGCGGGTTGCGATCACGCCTTCGCAACGCCCGAGCGTGAGCACTACAACAAACCCGCGTCGATCATGGCTTACTCGCGCACGATCGCGATGCTTCGCAAGGTCCTCGGTCCGGTATATGACCTGAACACCCTCTGGGAGCTGCATTGCTATCACGAGTTCGATTCACGCGACGTTGACGCGATCATGCCTACCATGATCGAAGCTCCCTACGTCAATCACATCCCGACGATGACTGGCGGTGTGGGGCACGACGAGCTCAAGCGCTTCTACAAGTATCACTTCGTGCATGCGAATCCGGCCGACACGCGATTCATCCCGATATCGCGAACGATCGGCGCCGATCGTGTCGTCGATGAGTTCATCTTCTGCGCAACGCACGACCGTGAGATCGACTGGATGCTTCCGGGGATCGAGCCCACCGGAAAATACATCGAAGTGGCCATGCTCGCGGTGATCTGCTTTCGGGGCGACAAGCTGTACAACGAACACATCTACTGGGACCAGGCTACCGTTCTGGTGCAGATCGGCCTTCTGGACCCCACCGGCTTGCCCGTCGTGGGTATCGAAGCGTCGCGCAAGCTCATCGACGAGCGCTTGCCGAGCAACACGTTGATGCGCAACTGGTCGTCAAGCGAAGGAAAGCCGATCTAACGCGTCAATGCCTGCCGAAGGATGAGATACGCTTTCGGCAGGTAATTAGTAGTACTTATATAAATAAAAAAATCAGACCGCCAGATTATGGCGAATTCTCGTTCCGCAAATCGATAACGATACGGGTGTTCATTATGAAACTCCGGTTTGGATGTCTCGCGATCATCATGTGTGTTTCGGCGCCTGCAATGGCGCAGAGTTCGCTCACTATTTACGGCATCATCTCAGACGGCGTTGGCTACTTCAGTAATCAATCGGGAAGCTCGACTGTTCAATTAGTGAGTGGGGCGAATCAGAACAATCGACTGGGGTTTCGTATCAATGAGGACATCGGTGGCGGGTGGGCGACCATTGCGACACTGGAAAACGGTTTCGACATCAATCAGGGGAAGTTTGGCCAGGGCGGGCGGATGTTCGGGCGTCAGGCCTTTGTGGGAATGTCGAGCAGGATGTACGGCACGCTCACCGTCGGTCGGCAATACGACGTGCTGTGGGACTACCTGGATCGTATCGAACCTCAGGCCATGGGGCCGGGGCTGGCGACGAGCATTGGCAGCAACGACAACATCGAAGGCAACTTCCGCTATAGCAATTCCGTGAAGTATAAAAGTCCGGAATGGAACGGACTGGAGTTCGAAACGCTATACGCGTTCAGCAATAAGGCCGGTGCATTTCAGCAGAACCGTGCCTTCAGCGCGGGCATCAATTACACCCGGGGCGGGCAACGGTATGCCCTGACCTACCTGAACATCGATCACCCGGGCACGGCAAACCCGTCGGGCGCCGTGAGCGACGACTATTCGGGCGGCGCGTTTCAGTTGTTCCATACGAGCCCGGTGAATTCCAGTGTCGGCGTTGAGCGGCAACGCGTTATCGCGGGGGGCGCCGAGTATGCGTTTGGTAACACTCGATTGGGTGGCATCGTGTCCGATGTCAGGTACTCGTATCTGGACGGCACCAGTCTGCATCTGAACAATTTCGATCTCACCGCCGTATATAACGTCACCCCGGCGCTTGCACTGTCGGCCGCGTACGTCTACTCGATGGGGCGTTACGGCGGCATTGACGCGACGTCGCACTGGAACCAGGGGCAGTTGAGCATCGACTACTTTCTTTCCAAACGGACCGATGTCTACGCCTACGTCAACTATGTGAAGGCGACGGGGTCGCTGGCCACCGCAGTGCTGTTCCTCGCTTCTGCGCCGTCGAGCAACAAGGAGCAGACCGCGCTCGTTGCGGGGATTCGCCACCGGTTCTGACGCGCGCACGATCGGATGTATCGGCTCGCGCAGGCGGGCCGAACAACGTCTCGCGATCTCCCGACAAACTGAGTGCCCACGACATTCGGGCCATCAATATGTGACACACGAGCATGGCACACGAAATTTCCGACAACACGGTGCAGCCGATGGCCTTCGAACTGAAGGTCGGGAAAGTGGTGATTACCGTCGTTGTGGAGTCTTGCGCTCCGCTGCTCGCGCTGGGTGAGATATTCCCGGATGCGACCGAAGAGATGCTTGCCGACATCCGCACCGGGGACACCGATGCGTGGTTCGACAAGTCGACCGACAAGCTCGTGGTGGCGATCCAGGGGTTTGTCGTGCGCAGCGAAGAGAAGACCATCATCGTCGATACCTGTGTCGGAGACTGCAAATCGCGTGTGCGCGAAGCTTTCGATCACGCCACGCAAGGCTGGTTGAAGCGGCTGGCGGACAGCGGCACGCCGCCGGAACAGGTCGACTTCGTGGTCTCTACCCATTTTCATGTCGATCACGTGGGA
This window of the Pandoraea sputorum genome carries:
- a CDS encoding LysR family transcriptional regulator, whose product is MDIKDVDLNLLRVFHAVLEERNITRAGERIGLSQPATSYALSRLRSLFDDPLFVRTSDGMLPTPTAERLALPLGRAMASIQEVLNHDKVFDAKTSTRMFRLSMSDIGVQVFLPRLCEALQHVAPRVRLSVELVDASAVEERLRLGQLDFAIGNLPMLRGMTNHVVMFRETYACMTRKRPGLPARVLSREQFLAMSHIAVTSTDSSHFLIEETLNGGGLQRRLAISVPHFTIVPEILERTDWVATLPKGVAQILNASGKFAIYPLPIEAPEAESTVHWHQAFDADEGIKWFRQFVVSVVDAIGIDHGGRGATRNALRPDLKTRRS
- a CDS encoding ATP-dependent acyl-CoA ligase, whose amino-acid sequence is MGCIETIVAQTEAATQTPGAQRTLPALLSARAARNPGAPLFSDRNTVLTGADATLIAARRAGTLAAHGIKRGDHVALLCGNRVEFIEMVLGCGWLGAVVVPINTASRGFQLAHILRNSGARLLIAEAALADSVNALEADDLSLEKVWLIDDPVPGSLAPAWPTMPLPPLGDAVAAAHLADGDPFAILYTSGTSGVSKGVVCPHAQFYWWGRNTGGDLGIGKGDVLYTSLPLFHTNALNTFFQALILDAMQVVDRRFSASGFFDALVDTGATVTYVLGAMVPILLGRPVSPNERKHNVRIALAPGVPSNFHQAFTERSGITLIDGFGSTETNSVIGGDVSAQRAGFMGRLAAGFEARVVDANDMPVPDGEPGELLLRANEPFAFASGYHGMPDKTVEAWRNLWFHTGDRVIRSEDGYFRFVDRLKDAIRRRGENVSSYEVEQVLLSHPSIETAAVFAVKSALAEDEVMAAVVPCAGHTIDPLELIRYCEPRLPYFAVPRYLDIVSDLPKTENGKIQKFKLRECGVSASTWDLDLSGYRLKRS
- a CDS encoding MFS transporter, yielding MASTQTYSGPNSGGTVANVDERSLRRIVFASVIGNALEWYDFFLYSTAAALVFGELFFPTGTDPLLGTLAAFAGFAIGFAARPFGGILFGHIGDKFGRKGALVWTLSIMGGATFLIGLLPTYAQAGFWSPVLLIVLRILQGIAAGGEWGGGVLMISESAPAEKRGYYASWSQIGVGGGFVLSAAVFYAVQMLPKDAFLSWGWRIPFLLSIVIFGVGVYIRSRLPESAEFSKAEAAGKTVHAPLLDVIRKHPREILMAMGLRVAENGGSYIVVAFALVYGKFIGVPNQIMLGGLIVSMIAELFTIPLWGRLSDRWGRKPVYMIGAMGFVLMAFPFFWMLDTHTPAWIWLAFMMGNALCHGAMIGTQPSLMGELFSTEVRYSGMALGHEVASVFAGGLSPLIATALLAHYHASWPIALLMMFLGAVTVVSLLFTRETTRRTQRQGH
- a CDS encoding thiolase family protein, translating into MTYGDFSGALITAGVEVPYQRRATEGNTGDLLADAFSRALAESGFSSKDIDGLGVASFTLAPDHAVDMAWRLGLSPRWCMDDCHGGASAINMLQHAVRAIQCGDANVVALLSGDRFEATDFKQLVDHYNLTTRQWLRPLETGGPNAVFAMLTQRHARRFDLTPHDYGALCVAQRAWAAQNPNAVYRSPMTLAEYLEAPMVADPLRRLDCVPVVCGANAIIVARADLVRRTRNVRIRAVQSLFNTDHQAGDGLTTPLAAVAPTLWKQAGVAPHDMNVISVYDDYPVMALIQLADLGFAPDGDIRALLARIASRELNVNTSGGQLSAGQAGAAGGMHGLVEAVTQLQHGAGGRQVDRARLALVSGYGMVEYRYGMCGNAVVLESVTGETS
- a CDS encoding Zn-ribbon domain-containing OB-fold protein, whose translation is MTLSVFQCNACDHTLFPARYLCPRCGGADWRGVSFAQGTVTEATVVHQRVGQPNAAPLHLASVVSAAGPVVIARSEAALHAGDVVRLTIDSAGAIVASPL
- a CDS encoding SDR family NAD(P)-dependent oxidoreductase, whose product is MQVEGSIAFVSGANRGVGACFVRTLLAQGAQKVYAGVRDVALVPTNDSRVIPVKLDVTDAGDIALAAALAGDVDLLVNNAGVNRIVPPFSDRHLDAARAEMEVNYFGTLNMTLAFAPALKRNGGALVNVLSILARATLPAMTSLSASKAAALRMTEGIRAELVAHGVRVLAVMPGAIDTDMSRDLGDTPKLAPSEVVLATLAALGDGTDDVYVGEMAKQIASGLATDRSAVLRRLAANG
- a CDS encoding dienelactone hydrolase family protein is translated as MTGQTIEIAAEDGKSFSAYLATPKQGKGPGLILLQEIFGINGFMKETADRFAEEGYVVVVPDLFWRMAPGTVLGYGEADFARALELNEALDLGKAVEDVGATIKALRALPQQIGKVGAVGYCLGGKLAMLAAAATDIDCAVSYYGVGLEAFLNEVPQIRCPMAFHFAENDALSPPSVRDTVIAALSENPLIEHYVYAGCDHAFATPEREHYNKPASIMAYSRTIAMLRKVLGPVYDLNTLWELHCYHEFDSRDVDAIMPTMIEAPYVNHIPTMTGGVGHDELKRFYKYHFVHANPADTRFIPISRTIGADRVVDEFIFCATHDREIDWMLPGIEPTGKYIEVAMLAVICFRGDKLYNEHIYWDQATVLVQIGLLDPTGLPVVGIEASRKLIDERLPSNTLMRNWSSSEGKPI
- a CDS encoding porin, giving the protein MAQSSLTIYGIISDGVGYFSNQSGSSTVQLVSGANQNNRLGFRINEDIGGGWATIATLENGFDINQGKFGQGGRMFGRQAFVGMSSRMYGTLTVGRQYDVLWDYLDRIEPQAMGPGLATSIGSNDNIEGNFRYSNSVKYKSPEWNGLEFETLYAFSNKAGAFQQNRAFSAGINYTRGGQRYALTYLNIDHPGTANPSGAVSDDYSGGAFQLFHTSPVNSSVGVERQRVIAGGAEYAFGNTRLGGIVSDVRYSYLDGTSLHLNNFDLTAVYNVTPALALSAAYVYSMGRYGGIDATSHWNQGQLSIDYFLSKRTDVYAYVNYVKATGSLATAVLFLASAPSSNKEQTALVAGIRHRF